The Fusobacterium necrophorum subsp. necrophorum genome includes the window TTTTAATAGGGTTTCCATTTACTAAAATAGTAGTTACTTGTAGATTCGGTTTCCAAACTCTTCTCGTTAATCTGTGAGAGTGAGAAATTTTATTACCACTGATAATACCTGTACCAGTAATTTCACATCTTTGCATCTTTGCACCTCCCTTTTACATATAACATTTCATAATACAAGCAATTATATCATTAAGCCAAGAAAAATTCAAGTAATTTTTTAATAATCAGAATATTTTATGACGAAGGAGGGAAAGAATTCTTTTAGATTTCGTAGGCTTTTATGTTATAATAGAAAGAAAAAAGGGAGAGAAAGCAAGAATGAATTTGCATAGTCATCGAGTCTTAGAATTTGATAAATTAAAAGAAAAAATAATGACTTACTTAGTGATTGAAAACAATGTAGAAGAAATTATGAATTTAAAGCCGTTTAACGACTTAAGTTCCTTACAACAGGAGTTTGTATATGTGCAAGATTGTATGGATTTTATGCAATATGATGGAGGCTTGGATGTAAGGCATTTAAAGGATATTTGCAGTTTGACCGAAAAAATAAAGCTTATTGGAACCTATTTGGAAGTAGATGAGCTATGGGATATCAACATGAATTTGCGATTTTTTAGAATTTTTCAGGCACAGTTGGAAGATTTGGGAAAATACAAGGCTTTACGGGATTATATGAGGCAGGTATCTCCCCTTCGATTGATAGAAGATTTGATTTCAAAAGCGGTGGATTCGGAGAAGCAAATTAAGGACGAAGCTTCTTTGGATTTAAGGGACATTCGAATTCATAAGAAAATGTTGGCTCAAAATATTCGACGAAAGTTTGATGAATTATTCGAGGAAGCCAGTATCACCGCAGCTTTTCAAGAGAGAATTGTCACAGAGCGGGACGGGAGAATGGTAGTTCCCGT containing:
- the rpmB gene encoding 50S ribosomal protein L28 translates to MQRCEITGTGIISGNKISHSHRLTRRVWKPNLQVTTILVNGNPIKIKVCSRTLKSLKGASEVEIMNILKANAATLSERLKKHLSK